The Musa acuminata AAA Group cultivar baxijiao unplaced genomic scaffold, Cavendish_Baxijiao_AAA HiC_scaffold_1137, whole genome shotgun sequence genome segment ATAGTATCACTTATAGGAAGtatgtattttttttacttttactgatgataatAGTGGCAAAACTTAGGTTTACATGTGGAAAATTttttttaagcaaattcaaagaatttaagaatttggttgaaagtcaaagtggttgtaacattaaatgtttaaaaataaataaggaTGACGAATATTAaagaaatttaaaagtttttatagaaataatagaattttacatcaattcaccatATCATGCATGCTTCAACAAAATGGTatcttagaaagaaaaaataaggcTATACATAATATAGTCCGATGCatattgaagaaaagaagaattcctaaagaattttggggagatgctattgcttgtgcaatttatttgcttaacaggttttcGATAAGGTGAATTGGTAATATTACACTAGAAGAAGTATGAAGCTTACAAAAATCAATATATGTTGTGGAGGTCAATATGTTAATTGGGTAATACGTtgaacgagaggacgatgcggcgAAGGGTCAGACGAAACGctagataaaccaatgacatgccagattcatgctttgtaattaattatatcttgattgaagtagtttaTGGTATAATTAAGTTGGTTTGTAGTGAAACTATaccaacttaattaagggcccaTTGAACCTGATCTAGGACTAAGTTGGGCTCATtcggaggctcattcaatgacccaaaagttgggtcaggcaatGATATTGTTAGACTAGGCAGTGGAAccaccagaggctcagtctccaagatccAATCTCTCaggatgtcaggtggtagtatcgctagactggacggtggtaccacctagtgtcagatagtattggcggttgtactgccagtaccctgaaaacttgggatgagattattttttacttcaaatttgaatccatttgaagcctataaatatctcactcattcCTGCTCAATTAATACAAAAACTGAGAACAAAATTGTGTAAAAATGCTGTTATAATTCTTTAAGAGTTCCCTTTCTCTAGCTTTATGTTTTAAATTCAATTTGAGAGAAGGGTAAAAGAATTATAAAGATTATCTCGTAAacctataaaaatgagaaaagagttgtaagaggatagttggtcttcatccgttgaaagaagataaatagtggaagccaatggccacggaggaggaatcaaaagtagatgtagatcacaatgaccaaactactataaaattggtgtgcactttctttgtgctcttcattactattgttttctGTTTTAATTGATTATCACTTTTTTTTAAAATCGACATCGTTTTTTCAAAAGCACAAATTCAGCCTTCTTTTAGTGTCGATTCGATCCTAATAGATCGTATCCATCGGACTAAGTGAAGCAAAGTACTTGAAAAAAGAAATGCATCAATGTAGTACTTGGTAACCACTATGATacttttggagaagaaaactaagAAGATTGAATATTGTTTTGACTTCGCTCATACATTAATTTAACATTATTCCTATTTTGTAGATGTAAAAGGGGCAAAAATAACCATCCCAGAAAGGTGCAACAATTGTTCGTGATTCTCCTCTTGGAAAGTTAGCTAAGAAAGAAATCTGCATCACATTTGGAAAAAGAACATTTATTTGTGTTTCTTCTCATTGTGATTCTCCATCATTCTCTTTTTCATTTAGTTGCCAAAGTAATTCTTAAGTTCTCTATAAAACAAATTAAACCGACTTGTCAGTAGAGGGGCAATCAAGGAAATCCTGAGCAATTCACACTGCAAATATTATCTGGCAAACTTCTGTGAAGTAGAAAACATACTCGGGATCTATGTATCCTGGAGTGCCAGCCACAACATCAGTAGATACGTGAGTCTGGGCATCGGTCAGGAAAGACTTTTGACAGCCCAAAATCTGCTACCTTTGCCTCAAAGTCATGTGTTAAGAGGATATTGTTAGTCTTCACATCTCTATGGATTATAGGTGGCACACATCCCTTGTGTAGATACTCCAGACCTGTTCAGAAATTGTTCAGTGGAACAGAAAGTGAGAAATTGAAAAGATATATAAAAAGCGATACCAATTGTAAGATCACCTTGTGCGGCTTCCACTGCTATCCGAATTCGTTCTCTCCAACTCAATGTTTGACTATTTTTATCTGTAAAATTAACTCCATAAGTTCAGTATAACATAAAATTAACTCAAGAATATTATGTTGCACAGTTCTGTGAGGACAAGATGAAGCTGACAATGCACTAAAGATTCTGAATATATCTCGGATACAGTCAAGAACATTTTATCTATAGAAAAAAAAGGTGCAGTTAAGAATCTAAaatgtttataaaaaataaaaaattgtatcGGATAAGTCAGTTACACTAAGCTCCAGAATCTTGACAAATAATGATCAGGGTACTGTTTTtgctataagtaaaaaaaaaaaactaacatgataatatcttatcaattgcaTTAATTCAATCCAATGATAATGTATGAcaaaggaaagagagagaaattCTAGGTAGAGAATGAGAAATATACTGTCCAAAGATACAACATTTTCGGGTAAAGCAACTTAAAACTGGATTCAATCTTCTCCAAGCATGCAGTAGCTCAGATCATAGAATACTATTCAACATCTTTTTTACCTGAAAGATGATCTCTAAGACTTCCACGAGCAGCATATTCATAAACAAGTCCAAGTTGATTGCTGTCTCTACAGTACCCGATCAAAGACACTAAGTTCCTGTGATGGACCCTCGATAAGAGAACAGCCTGCAACCCAAAGAGGAAGATATATACTTAAATTTCATCCATAACCTATTTGTTCATTAAAATGCTAGTCCACCAAAATGCATTCATATAGATTGCATACCTCGGCTTGAAACTCTTTCAGCCCATGTGATCTGGAGCCAGAATTTGCAGACATGGACTCCTCAGATGATGTCCCTTTGACCATCCGATGTGAGTGCAAAAGTTTTACTGCAGCTTCAGTGCCATCATGCAATCGACCATGGTAAACATTCCCAAACCCCCCCTTTCCAAGTGCAAGATCAAAATTGTTGGTGATGGCCTTCAATTCATCATATGTAAATCTATGGGTTTCGGGTATAGCAAGCGAGTCTTGAATTGGCGGTGCTAttatttcattaaaagaaacaaaaagagtGCTGTTAACAATGCTTCTCATTGTAATGAAGGTGAAGTTTCTAGTACAGAATTCCAAAACATGCATCCGCAAGTCACTTCTAACCTCCAGAGAGAAATTTCATGAGCTATGATTCATAATAACTCATATACCTACCAATGATCACTTTCCATTGTCTGTATGTTAAATATGTCCAGGATCatgtaattaatttagaaaagttgtgTAGATAATTCTAAAACAGACTATAATAATGAGCGTAAAGAACATTGATGAACCTAAAACACACTTGACAAATACAAAGGTGAAAAAGTTAGCCAAAAATTAACTGACTTAATTTTAGGCAATCACACTTATATACAAGGTTTGTCAAGCTTTGGTAGAATGgtagataataaattattatttatcaacCCACTAGTTGTTTATAAGTTTGTATTACACATGGCTTAAAAATTGACTCATTTAATCTTGATCTATTTGATAAAGAACTTAgctttatcaaaattttaatctcAGGCAGAATTTAGACAAGACTAGAATTGAAAAAGATCAGCATAATTACACCCCAAATCAGAGTTGGGAAGGTTCATCATAATGAATGGTCTTATGGAATAGAAACTTCCCTTGAAGTAGTGTGTGGTATCAACCATAAGCTTACATCTGTTTTAGCTGTTCGCTCCAACTAAAccataaaaatatttagataaagaTGTTGTTTGGATGCTAACATCTAAGGCAGATACAGTAACCAAGCAAGAAATCCTTGCTTTACGAGTCTCACTTTTGTTACCgtagataaaagagaaaaaaaaatcttttcagcAATAAAAGAAGTTATTTTTCTCTCTGATATCAGAGAAGACATGTCCTGATATTATACAGGTAAGAGTTCTATCTCACATCTAACATTGCCTTTCGTTGAAAAAGAGGACATAATACAACATAATTGTATGTTTATAAGCTATTACTTGCTTAAAACCACTTACATaattttgttgtagattttctTCTCCTCAAGAAGAATAAAAGCAATGATAGGAGCAGCAGTATAATCAGCGCTGGGACGACAGAGATCAGCACAATGGTGACTGTAGCAAGCTTCCTTCCTTCGCTGCCAATTTGACATGTACTATGACAGAGACATATATCGGGATTGTTGTCCACTCTTTGCAGAACATAAAGTTCATAAGACATTAGTATTAGGTAGAAGGAATTGTGGGAAGATTTGGGATGTTAGACTACAGCACAAACCTCAACTCAAGCAATCCTTTTGATTGTCCATCACACAAAGAAGCTGGAATAGGCCCATTGAGTCGGTTATTTGACAAAATTCTGCAAAAAGTTTGATATTGCTCTACCATTAGCATATAATATGTGGAGAGAGAAGTCCTGAAGCATGCGCATGACAAAATTGAAGTTTTCGATGTTGAAAACGCATGCACCAGGTGAATTGTGTAAGAGAGAAAAATCTGTTCTTACAGCACATTGAGTGATGTCAATTCTTCTAAAGAGGGCGGTATTGGGCCCattaaatcattgtttgacaagtcACTGAGACAAAATACATGGATTACATTAGTTATTGATATGTtttcataagaaatttcattaaaaaaaaaagtagctACATGTTGATCTCTATAACTTTGGTCCTTGGAAACCAGATTGCATGAGTAAAGCCATATTAGTTCAGTTTGGATGTTATAGGATGTGGTTAAAGAAAACCCCAAGCTAATGCTTTGGGTTGTAAACTGGTCCATCTGCATTCCTAATTTTGGCAACTAACATGAAAAAACAAAAGCCTTTTGTTTATGGAGTTAGAAAAAGGAGATTAGAAATGAATAAAATACACAGGTAAAAAAGGGTAACAAGTCAATTTCATGCAACATCTACAAATTGTTCTCAAGTTGTCTGCATGATGTTGCTAGCCAGCAGCCTCTGACGATAAATTTAGAAACTTACAAATAGTTAAGGGCCTTCAGATTAGCCAAAGCATTTGGTACAGCACCATTCAACCCATGATAAGAGAGGTTTCtgcaaaagaaaataaagtaGAAATCATTACATCAGAATCAGTGCTTTTTATTGATGTCTTTTAAAACAACCAAATCTTGGAGCTTAGAGCTTACAATGAGGTGACTCTTGGGGTACCAGAGCTTGAGTAGGTGCAATTTACTCCACTCCAAATGAATTGCTGCGGAGCACAAGGATCACCCTGCCATATCTTCATCTGATATAATTTCTTTATCCCCATCATAGCATCAGCTGTTAATTTTACAGGTTAAGCCAATGTCCACCATACTGAATTCAATCTATTGTGAAAAAAATCCAAGGTTGGCATGTAATCGGATGCATGCCATATAGATGATTATTGTAGCCCCCTTGAAAcaaattttaatattcatttcaaaATAGTAAATGGGCACCATGAAGCATTTTGACACAACTCTGCCCGGAAAAATGCTTCACATGCATGAGCACACCTACAGCCACACCTTATATGATTTGGTTTAAACGATAGAATTTTGATCACTGAAAATCATGATGTTGTATGATCTTACCATTGATATTAATATCCAAATTGTGTTTGACCTAGCTTATGAATAACTATCTTGAAATGATATTTACAGGCACAACAGAACCATTAGATACATCACTTGTTGTTCGGTAATCCAGTCATTTTATATATTGTCAATCTCAGTCATATATATTGTTGTCAATCTAACTTTTGTTTATCATTTCAGACATGCCAAATCACCACGAGAAGTAAAAGCGCAGaacaatataaattatgatttctgATAATGCATGGTTCAAGTGCTTGGACTCAAAAAAGAATAATTAACATTTTTTCCCGAAAAGTATGCATATCCTCTGAACATAGGACTGACAATTATGCATAATATCTCAAACATTTTATTGCAATAATCAAGTCTTTGGAATTATTGTACACTCCAAGTTGACCTATTGGATCCCTAAGTAAGTTCCTGTAGATTGATTATTTTAACAAAAGTGATAGAAAATTTGCTTCATTTTACCAATGCTAAAACAAAATAAAGGAAAGAAACAATGTATTCATCTTCAACATAATATGTAAACTTCAAATCAGCAATCAACTAAATAAGCAAACAACTTATTGTATATGTTCAGGTAAGACACCAGTGAAATGGATAATGCACTGCCAATAACATACTACACTTTTTTCCTTCAGAAAATGGATCAAAGGGGGGGGAAGCATGAATGGTCACATTGCATGTTAGTCTTCAAAAGTGTGCAGGTAATTAATAAGAAAAACACAGTTCATcttgaggggaaaaaaaaaaagaagcagatGATACAAGTTATTGGCCGGACTAGAGCGATGGATGTCCAAAGTAGTGGTGGGATAGCATACCATCGGCTGGATCTGTTGCCACAGCTGAAAGATTAATAGGAATGTAAACCTCAGCAGCATTGAGGATGGGGGGAAGGGTGGAACCGGCCACCCTTGTCAGATTaaaataaccttttaaacctgggtACGCCAGCCGATGGATGAAATGGACATGAGTTGCCAGTAGATATGCAGGACTGATGTTGTCACTATCGGGTTCCCCATCTGCTCTCACCTGAAAAATTCTACTTCCATTCCCACTTAAATAGTTGAAATCAGCAAAGTGCAAATAGATATAGAATGTTGTTTGAACACTCGAATTGAGGCCATAGCCCAAGGAATAATGCAATGTAAAATTATCTGCAGCAACAGTTGCAGTCCCCATGACCATGCCTGGGACCTCATAAGCATCACCACGAGTGGTCTTGATTCCCAAAGAACTGCTTGTAAAATTCCATGTTACACAACCAGTATAACCGTTGCAAGGACGCCATGTCCTATCATATTTATCGTCTGGATACCTGTACAGCATGAAATTTGTTAACCAATCAGTATTATTAATGCAGATATGATTTGATAGACTCAACCACTTTTCAAAGGCATAATAAAGAGAGATTATGCTAGTCGTATTCCTTAAGACTCCTCCTTCGCCACACACGACAATGTAAATCATTGTCCTCATCGAGTTTGCTATCCTCTCCCAAATTGTGGTAATTATCTCCTGTGATCCCCTATTTCTGCTCACTTATTTGTGTCAGATATATGTGATTATTTGTGTCAGATATATTTCTGCTCACTTATTTGTGTCAGATATATTTCTGCTCACTTATGACATTATGCTAAGTTCATTTAGCTTTTGCTTCGTGTCTAACTtgtaaaattaaaaaatcataattacGGTATTGTTCATTGTAATTTCGCTTCTATAGATAATTAAACTTGGATCTTAATTGGGTTTGATTTAGTCTAATAGTCTTTTCTAGTGATGAACACTTTTACTGGACATCCGTGGTTAAAATTGAGAGTCAGTTTAATCAAAATTGTAATCGAAGAGTATACAGAGTCAATTACTTCTACagtgcaaatgagtctttatgtttGTTACAATTTTTTGAGATAACCACAAACAGATTATAACACTTTGCTCCCTTTATAGAAGATCAAGGCTCCATCCCTTTCCAAATTTTCAGTAGTGATTCGGCCTCAAAAGAACTACCCTAAGCAATGAATAAAGGAAAGCTAGGAGAAAACCCTCGGGTTCAAGAAATCCCCTTTCTCCATGCGAGGCATGAACACTGTACAATCCGTATGGGAGAAGAAATTTCAGCAAGCATGGATTGGAAGGTCTGCGTTTACCTGAGGGTGCAGTTGGTGAGGGATCCCAAGTTGTAGCGACTGTGGAACACTAGTGCAGCGGATTGATTCGCGTCCTGGTACGCCAGGTGGTTGTCGATATGCCTCAACTCCAGCGAAGATACGAACGGTGTTCCCGAACCAATGTTGGCCAGGCATATCGACAGGGAGTCGGACGGGGCGGCAGTAATAATCTCGGCCCCGTAAAGTGAAGAactaaaaaagataattatatatatataaaagctaaTTATATACACATACAGTAGGAAAATTCTCTTAGATCATTAGTTCTCTAATAGACTTGGCATTTAGTCGAATCCTCCCACtcttaaactaatttaagaattaGAAGGTTTTATCAAGTACACCATCAACACCATCAACGTAATTTTATACCGTCTCTATCAAGAGTAGATATGGATTAAGATCATGGTTGGTTATGAACGATTATTTCATGTAGAACAAtcaaaatctaaattaataatatGTAATCTAGTAATATATtgttgagagagaaaaaaaaaaaaggagaaaattgggagagaagacaaaaAGAGGAGCAGCAGCGTAGGAGACTGAGTATAAGAAGAAAGAAccgaagaaaagagaaggaacacAGAATAAAGGAATCAAATATATTTGGAAATCTGTGGTCATCATCAATAGATTGCAATTCAAATGGAGTCACCATGAGAACGCAGACACCAGAGAGAGATCCATGGTGACAAGCAAAAGTACCTGGTTGACCATTCACCAGAATCACTGCTGccaaccaatatatatatatagagaaagagagagagagaggagttgttgTTACTTGATGTCTAATTCATGACTTTGATATAATGTAGAGAGGTTTGGAGTCAAATAGAGTTTGACATGACTTTATTTTTTTGGTAGAGTCTTTCAATATTTGTTTTACTGAAAAGATTTGATATAGAGTAGATGGATAATTTGGATCAATCTTACCACTAAATTGGAGCAATATTGATGGGTTGAGATGTCATCCTCTTACCACTAAATTGGAGTCATATTGAAAGGGtttatttcttttataaatattatatatttttttatattttaagagagagaaaaaga includes the following:
- the LOC135671082 gene encoding probable LRR receptor-like serine/threonine-protein kinase At4g29180 translates to MSYELYVLQRVDNNPDICLCHSTCQIGSEGRKLATVTIVLISVVPALIILLLLSLLLFFLRRRKSTTKLSPPIQDSLAIPETHRFTYDELKAITNNFDLALGKGGFGNVYHGRLHDGTEAAVKLLHSHRMVKGTSSEESMSANSGSRSHGLKEFQAEAVLLSRVHHRNLVSLIGYCRDSNQLGLVYEYAARGSLRDHLSDKNSQTLSWRERIRIAVEAAQGLEYLHKGCVPPIIHRDVKTNNILLTHDFEAKVADFGLSKVFPDRCPDSRIY
- the LOC135670967 gene encoding probable LRR receptor-like serine/threonine-protein kinase At1g05700 codes for the protein MVMGTATVAADNFTLHYSLGYGLNSSVQTTFYIYLHFADFNYLSGNGSRIFQVRADGEPDSDNISPAYLLATHVHFIHRLAYPGLKGYFNLTRVAGSTLPPILNAAEVYIPINLSAVATDPADADAMMGIKKLYQMKIWQGDPCAPQQFIWSGVNCTYSSSGTPRVTSLNLSYHGLNGAVPNALANLKALNYL